In Primulina huaijiensis isolate GDHJ02 chromosome 6, ASM1229523v2, whole genome shotgun sequence, a single window of DNA contains:
- the LOC140979337 gene encoding chlorophyllase-2-like, with amino-acid sequence MNSAPTISTSASTNIFNLGKYPTDFIKIESKTFSFSSNVPLVSPPKPLLVCSPTETGEFPVLVLLHGYLLYNSFYSQLIQHISSHGFIVVAPQLYIVAGRDSHEEIETTAKVINWLPEGLVHFLPPQVNPNVKKLGLAGHSRGGKVAFGLALRKLNLTTLDISAIIGIDPVGGMDEERQTPPPVQTNTPHSFNLGGSGALVIGSGLGEIKRNLLFPPCAPKGVNHEDFYNECRKPAYYFVAKDQGHLDMLDDDTRGIRGKASFCLCKNGKSREPMRRFVGGVVVAFLKAYVEGDMRELVGLREGHEMLPVELQRFEYRL; translated from the exons ATGAATTCAGCACCCACCATTTCCACTTCTGCTTCTACAAATATCTTCAATCTTGGAAAATACCCAACTGATTTCATAAAGATTGAGTCAAAAACATTCAGTTTCAGTAGTAATGTTCCCCTCGTTTCACCCCCAAAGCCGCTCCTGGTCTGCAGCCCCACAGAAACAGGAGAGTTCCCTGTGCTGGTGCTTCTTCATGGGTACCTACTTTACAACTCCTTCTATTCTCAGCTTATCCAGCATATTTCATCCCATGGATTCATTGTTGTGGCGCCGCAG TTATACATTGTGGCGGGACGGGATTCACACGAAGAAATCGAGACAACAGCCAAGGTAATCAATTGGTTGCCCGAGGGATTAGTCCATTTCCTCCCACCTCAGGTGAATCCAAACGTGAAGAAGCTGGGATTAGCAGGCCATAGTCGTGGCGGTAAAGTCGCGTTTGGCTTAGCTTTGCGCAAATTAAATCTAACGACCCTCGACATTTCGGCCATCATAGGTATCGACCCGGTCGGTGGGATGGACGAAGAGAGACAAACGCCCCCTCCGGTCCAAACCAATACTCCTCATTCATTCAACCTCGGTGGCTCGGGGGCTCTCGTGATAGGCTCGGGATTAGGGGAAATAAAGAGGAATCTTCTCTTTCCTCCTTGTGCACCAAAAGGAGTGAATCACGAGGACTTCTATAACGAATGTCGAAAACCGGCTTATTATTTTGTGGCCAAGGACCAGGGGCATCTTGATATGTTGGATGATGACACGAGAGGAATCAGAGGGAAGGCGTCGTTTTGTTTGTGTAAGAATGGCAAGAGCAGAGAGCCAATGAGGCGATTCGTTGGAGGGGTTGTGGTGGCGTTCTTGAAAGCTTATGTGGAAGGGGATATGAGAGAGCTCGTAGGGTTGAGAGAAGGGCATGAAATGCTTCCCGTTGAGCTTCAAAGATTTGAATATCGTCTGTAA
- the LOC140979661 gene encoding EPIDERMAL PATTERNING FACTOR-like protein 4 — protein MDLLHHPRRRCRRRLSLYLATVAFLLLSSVSVLGSNPSPKLSVESRKFREDAAEEILSRRRLGGPGSSPPSCRSKCGRCMPCIPVHVPIQPGFSMPLEYYPEAWRCKCGNKLFMP, from the exons ATGGACTTATTGCACCACCCACGCCGCCGCTGCCGGCGGCGACTCTCGCTCTATCTCGCCACCGTAGCATTTCTTCTACTCTCCTCCGTCTCAGTTCTTGGCTCCAACCCATCTCCTAAATTAA GTGTTGAATCAAGAAAATTCAGAGAGGACGCGGCGGAGGAAATCTTGTCACGGCGGAGGCTCGGTGGACCGGGATCATCTCCGCCGTCTTGCAGATCCAAGTGTGGGAGGTGTATGCCATGTATACCGGTTCATGTTCCGATTCAGCCAGGCTTTAGTATGCCATTGGAGTACTATCCAGAAGCTTGGAGATGCAAGTGTGGCAACAAACTTTTCATGCCttag